The following are encoded in a window of Roseimaritima ulvae genomic DNA:
- a CDS encoding bifunctional nuclease family protein encodes MPVQMQLARIIISEISDNQVIYLQEVDGERQFPILIGIFEATNIDRRVKEGYQPPRPLTHDLIVSVAEELGAELDSVVISDLHEHTYFAQLRLKKDGEIIEIDARPSDAIAVAVTFDPPLPIFVNEEVLEQATASE; translated from the coding sequence ATGCCCGTGCAAATGCAGCTAGCGCGGATCATTATCAGCGAGATTAGTGACAACCAGGTGATCTACCTTCAAGAAGTCGACGGGGAACGACAGTTCCCGATCTTGATCGGGATCTTCGAGGCCACGAACATCGATCGGCGCGTTAAAGAAGGTTATCAACCTCCGCGGCCACTGACTCATGACTTGATCGTCAGCGTGGCGGAAGAGTTGGGTGCCGAGCTGGATAGCGTGGTTATCAGCGACCTGCACGAACACACTTATTTTGCTCAGCTGCGGCTTAAAAAGGATGGCGAGATCATTGAAATCGATGCCCGACCCAGCGATGCCATCGCCGTCGCCGTAACCTTTGATCCGCCCTTGCCGATCTTCGTGAATGAAGA
- a CDS encoding amidohydrolase family protein translates to MMATGWGQDTVPAAGEPPLLDGQDGRELLLREFRPRSLLRGNKTDVAQARYWTVDVHTHFFYKQRHNRQALADYVDLMDRNRIAVCCSLDGRLGSQLDEHIAFLWKEHRDRFVVFANIDWQGDGDADDPRSWACQRPGFAERTAEKLIEAKQLGISGLKIFKRFGLGYRDSNGELIKIDDPRWDVIWKTCGELGLPVLIHTADPLAFFQPIDRTNERWEELSRHPDWSFYNDEPGDDFPSRKELFAARNRVIERHPKTQFIAAHLGSSGEDLTRVAEWLDRYPNLSVDPASRINELGRQPYSARDFLIRYADRVVFGTDGPWPEVRVRYYWRFFETRDEYFPYSEKAFPPQGLWRIYGVHLPVEVLRKIYRDNAARLIPGVAERLEAIGEP, encoded by the coding sequence ATGATGGCAACCGGTTGGGGGCAGGATACCGTACCGGCTGCGGGGGAACCGCCGCTGCTCGATGGACAAGACGGACGCGAGTTGCTGCTCCGCGAATTCCGGCCGCGTTCGCTGTTGCGTGGCAACAAGACGGACGTCGCGCAGGCGCGGTACTGGACCGTCGATGTCCACACGCATTTCTTTTACAAGCAGCGGCATAATCGCCAAGCGTTGGCGGACTACGTGGACTTGATGGATCGCAATCGCATCGCCGTCTGCTGTTCGTTGGACGGACGACTCGGGTCTCAACTGGATGAACACATCGCTTTTCTATGGAAAGAGCATCGCGATCGCTTTGTGGTGTTTGCCAACATCGATTGGCAGGGCGACGGAGATGCCGACGATCCGCGAAGCTGGGCCTGTCAGCGTCCCGGTTTCGCCGAACGTACGGCCGAAAAACTGATCGAAGCCAAGCAGCTCGGGATTAGCGGCTTAAAGATCTTTAAACGGTTTGGATTGGGATATCGCGATTCGAATGGAGAGTTGATCAAGATCGATGACCCGCGGTGGGACGTGATCTGGAAGACTTGTGGAGAGCTGGGCCTGCCCGTGCTCATTCATACGGCGGATCCGCTAGCCTTCTTTCAACCCATCGATCGCACCAACGAACGCTGGGAAGAACTTAGCCGGCATCCGGATTGGAGTTTTTACAACGACGAACCGGGAGATGACTTTCCCAGTCGCAAAGAATTGTTCGCCGCTCGCAATCGAGTGATCGAACGGCATCCTAAAACCCAGTTTATCGCCGCGCACTTGGGCAGTAGTGGCGAGGACTTGACGCGAGTCGCTGAATGGTTGGATCGCTACCCCAACCTGTCCGTCGATCCCGCTTCCCGCATCAATGAACTGGGCCGCCAACCCTACTCGGCTCGGGATTTTCTGATTCGTTATGCCGACCGCGTAGTGTTTGGGACCGATGGACCGTGGCCCGAAGTCCGCGTGCGATACTATTGGCGTTTCTTTGAAACTCGCGACGAGTATTTCCCGTACAGCGAGAAGGCCTTCCCACCGCAAGGGCTGTGGCGGATCTATGGCGTGCACTTGCCCGTTGAAGTTCTGCGGAAAATTTATCGCGACAATGCCGCGCGGTTGATTCCGGGCGTCGCCGAGCGGTTGGAAGCAATCGGTGAACCGTAA
- a CDS encoding 2Fe-2S iron-sulfur cluster-binding protein, with protein sequence MFHFVTVFLGLSMCLLVATQLGGFVLSQYHTAIERRLRARLIRREQEQRETLLERKTVQAATACVAWTGWKRMLVCELKDESADCRSYYLTLPDHAPLPPFRPGQFITVGYRESPNAPIVSRCYSLSDAPDPRYWRITVKRVADGVLSNRLHDSLQAGDSLLVRAPMGKFVPSLLDDRPLVLIAAGVGITPMVAMIRYCITWHPLRPLFLYYQLRDGGHAPFLQELKRWEAKHAPLQVITCLSQPRQGDRGNLRGRITARTVLQNDTLLDGQFLICGPDSFMRSIRRDLIAGGIPSDAVLMESFGSAKPAKPVNPASAATPTAAPPGDAASTHVVFQRSGASGTWSDPDESLLDVAERAGASIDSGCREGQCGACVVKVLKGQVKYRPDASPERGPLETDEALACIAQPNGPLQLDA encoded by the coding sequence ATGTTTCACTTTGTAACGGTTTTTTTGGGCCTCTCGATGTGCCTGTTGGTTGCAACCCAATTGGGTGGTTTCGTGTTGTCGCAGTATCACACGGCAATCGAACGGCGGTTGCGAGCTCGTTTGATTCGCCGCGAACAAGAACAGCGTGAAACCTTATTGGAACGCAAGACGGTGCAAGCCGCCACAGCATGTGTGGCTTGGACCGGCTGGAAACGCATGCTGGTCTGCGAACTGAAGGATGAATCGGCCGACTGCCGTTCCTATTACTTAACATTGCCCGACCACGCTCCTTTGCCGCCCTTTCGCCCTGGCCAATTCATTACCGTGGGGTATCGAGAAAGCCCGAACGCGCCGATCGTTTCGCGTTGCTACAGTTTGTCCGATGCGCCCGATCCGCGGTATTGGCGGATCACGGTCAAACGTGTAGCCGACGGAGTGTTGAGCAATCGTCTGCACGACTCGCTGCAAGCCGGCGACAGCCTGTTGGTCCGCGCCCCGATGGGCAAGTTCGTCCCCTCCCTGCTCGACGATCGACCGCTGGTGCTGATCGCCGCCGGCGTCGGCATCACACCAATGGTGGCGATGATCCGTTACTGCATTACCTGGCATCCTCTCCGCCCCCTGTTTCTGTACTACCAACTGCGCGACGGCGGCCATGCGCCATTCCTACAAGAACTGAAACGTTGGGAAGCGAAACATGCTCCGCTGCAGGTGATCACTTGCCTGAGTCAACCGCGTCAGGGCGACCGTGGCAATTTGCGCGGACGCATTACCGCTCGTACGGTGCTGCAAAACGATACGCTGCTGGACGGTCAGTTTCTGATTTGTGGACCGGACTCCTTCATGCGTTCGATCCGTCGGGACCTGATCGCCGGCGGCATCCCCAGCGATGCCGTGTTGATGGAATCGTTCGGATCGGCAAAACCAGCCAAACCTGTAAACCCCGCCAGCGCGGCAACCCCAACCGCTGCCCCACCTGGAGACGCCGCGTCCACCCACGTCGTATTCCAACGTTCCGGAGCAAGCGGCACATGGAGTGATCCCGACGAATCCCTCTTGGACGTGGCCGAACGCGCCGGCGCTTCGATCGACAGTGGTTGTCGCGAAGGTCAATGTGGCGCCTGCGTGGTCAAAGTACTCAAAGGACAGGTGAAGTACCGACCCGATGCCTCCCCGGAACGTGGGCCGCTGGAAACTGACGAGGCGCTGGCCTGCATCGCCCAACCCAACGGCCCGCTGCAGCTCGACGCGTAG